In one Yarrowia lipolytica chromosome 1A, complete sequence genomic region, the following are encoded:
- a CDS encoding uncharacterized protein (Compare to YALI0A11759g, weakly similar to uniprot|Q6CHZ1 Yarrowia lipolytica YALI0A03201g) — MSTTRTRRRETILKISKDDYEAKTRGRILSQCFDENDRFDFVYSNEPVKIPGQFPVFLYHFDEKKQQVRSSHQCVLVTSKQEFVSVAISENVFFLAGTSWRYSLVFEQGWGGKATVTEINPSNFAMLTCNTNVHAKGLERLRRGPGADFSIESKEGNEEAIKVHKSVMMLNWPFFEKMLNSGMQEAQENKLTLPLPRSTVEVIVRYLYGQRLKLEIEDAARLILYADMYLLPELKRICINHIKASHLNIPQAILVGEMGSMAPDVQIFASAVEHAESLAAKGHSNMIAGDELLGPTALTNNTSSRQEESLGGEIFKMTPAEYEASIRDRTIGQCHYGRRRFDFIKTDRPRYWRNPSKKRVYISHYDERLQQGHASLCSVFSTTFENHKFVAISENAFFIYDNNWEYSLRLSQGWKDSFIMTIDQDIWIQHTTWTTPYMEGLERLRNLPEADFQLQSEDGKNIKAHKTVLTANWPYFRKKLKSDTKVAQENTLLLPLPQSAVEVILRYLHGQELQMWCCIDDAVRLMSFSRNMLPELHDICIIIIEAHGLDIHQAIFVWQKSTLAGETEMVAYAEGVIKMLDTTSDRGLSKDEKQVVQKIRASAEKVKRRRTCSVVSYKE; from the coding sequence ATGAGCACAACTCGAACACGGCGCAGAGAGACAATACTCAAGATATCTAAAGACGACTACGAAGCCAAAACCAGAGGACGAATACTCAGCCAATGCTTTGACGAGAATGATCGGTTCGATTTTGTTTACAGTAATGAGCCAGTGAAGATTCCAGGCCAATTCCCGGTATTCCTCTACCATTTCGACGAAAAGAAGCAACAGGTACGCTCAAGCCACCAGTGTGTTTTAGTGACTTCCAAACAAGAATTTGTCTCTGTTGCAATTTCAGAGAATGTCTTCTTTCTCGCTGGAACGAGTTGGCGATACAGTCTAGTGTTTGAGCAAGGATGGGGAGGAAAGGCCACCGTAACAGAAATCAATCCAAGCAACTTTGCCATGCTCACCTGCAACACAAACGTTCATGCTAAGGGTCTCGAACGCCTTCGAAGAGGACCTGGAGCTGATTTCAGCATTGAAAGCAAGGAAGGAAACGAAGAGGCAATCAAGGTACACAAAAGCGTGATGATGCTAAACTGGCCGTTTTTCGAGAAGATGTTGAACTCCGGCATGCAGGAGGCCCAGGAGAACAAGCTGACGCTACCACTACCTCGTAGCACTGTCGAAGTCATCGTGAGATACTTGTATGGCCAGCGGCTGAAGTTGGAGATTGAAGATGCAGCTAGACTCATTCTTTATGCTGACATGTACCTGTTGCCGGAATTAAAGCGAATCTGCATCAATCATATCAAAGCGTCTCATTTGAACATCCCTCAAGCTATCCTTGTGGGGGAGATGGGCTCCATGGCCCCCGATGTGCAGATTTTCGCCAGTGCAGTCGAACATGCTGAGTCGCTTGCAGCAAAGGGTCACAGCAATATGATAGCTGGTGATGAGCTATTGGGTCCCACTGCACTCACAAACAACACTAGCAGCCGACAGGAAGAATCTCTTGGAGGGGAAATATTCAAAATGACTCCTGCCGAGTACGAAGCGAGCATCAGAGACCGCACGATAGGTCAGTGTCATTATGGCAGAAGACGGTTCGACTTCATTAAGACGGATCGACCGCGGTATTGGCGGAATCCCTCCAAAAAAAGAGTCTACATTTCCCATTATGACGAAAGGTTACAGCAGGGGCATGCAAGTCTTTGTTCAGTATTTTCTACAACTTTTGAAAACCACAAATTTGTGGCGATTTCTGAGAATGCCTTTTTTATTTACGACAACAATTGGGAATACTCCCTGAGACTATCACAGGGATGGAAAGATTCGTTTATTATGACGATAGACCAGGATATTTGGATCCAACACACCACCTGGACAACACCCTACATGGAGGGCCTTGAGCGTCTCAGAAACTTGCCTGAGGCTGATTTTCAGCTTCAAAGCGAGGATGGAAAGAACATTAAAGCTCATAAGACTGTATTAACAGCTAATTGGCCCTACTTTCGAAAGAAGTTGAAATCTGACACAAAGGTAGCCCAGGAGAATACGCTACTACTACCGCTACCTCAGAGCGCTGTAGAAGTGATTTTGAGGTACTTGCACGGCCAGGAGCTGCAAATGTGGTGTTGTATTGATGATGCTGTCAGATTAATGTCGTTCAGCCGAAATATGCTACCGGAATTACATGATATCTGCATCATTATTATCGAAGCGCATGGGCTGGACATCCATCAAGCCATATTTGTATGGCAGAAGAGTACTTTAGCCGGCGAAACAGAAATGGTTGCCTACGCTGAAGGTGTTATCAAGATGCTGGATACCACCTCAGATCGCGGATTGTCTAAGGATGAGAAGCAGGTTGTTCAGAAAATCCGAGCATCCGCAGAGAAAGTCAAGCGGCGACGAACATGTTCTGTAGTAAGCTATAAAGAGTAA
- a CDS encoding uncharacterized protein (Full length Line element): MSFTSTTTPSKAPCKSTQAKMKSPNVKVITANIGGFKMAEALNRLPDTIVNIIRTTHYPDLVLLQETNWVDSSLQTAQQIISNSPYPGGRHYTLLGSTAGVSNRSVGVGLVYSDNVTITNFTTVFEYFPALDNRLCLADVHIKGTDRHLSLINVYAPNEQGASPFTNRQFYQSLDDYLRLHPCQYPLIAAGDWNAVASNDGRIGEKVTTHLKDFLANWDLLDTYTLISKHRKGLYTHTNNSRGAGRRLDQLHISSTLSQWIKSTQLVTNKQGHNITKSSHHAVQFVFNFGNLTQRQDRGPGTWRMPWWVFDTEYIAWLKFHVKSILKRYGPLKPSLKLQCLKENIKVTIQQEAKNRALRDSNHPDNRRREALMATASDWQAYPANEPYPMLHARVEQSKQQMEIHSLRNHQGRVKTDTSSLCDISARYFDNIFDRAADINDTDDSAFLDLFPEETRRVNTANPSLDSSFTKEEIFDTIKASTHNSAPGPDGIPYRFYRDCWDELGDLMTDVYNEAGADSPISTERNTAIIKLLYKSGDQADISNYRPISLINTEVKIYTQLINKAIQNILPDSIHGAQNGFVPGRHITNNLDTMDHFCNAYSQLNMGWVVGSLDFRKAYDTISQSWVIKTLRNVGVSELMINRILAVQQNAVTRINIRGVLSRPVRIKIGVRQGCPLSPTLFIIAVDALVRRLDREMFGLAPGLPLSHHHTTGHRPPQPPTHPEAVAAGHMKVSAFADDIAVFLNNIQDVATVGRVLCLFQRVSGLTLNPSKTVLQKIGPPDCFVPLTFIDAEWQRTIDATWPTDNNTRQAPTLRTSDNIFRYLGVHFGNRERLDTHYAQIKEDLKESLRRLSLWGLPYYSKAWMINIYFFSKLNFLGPYVSQIDNTFIRELNELACDKINKLSPDKTRKTFSNGFIQTPVGRGGLNLRDMGRFMVCLKAARAYRFFHGSSPALWDCTFQFYSRTHSLTQEKPHQRVDCRFPTGQAWGYAASPTMRDAIRASFELNKPLTAEHANPREDHEPSTTDTVNHRIWERNQVNVRAAESFREAHVDIAAARRYHPVRMVSTAEIDHLRWSMGPLTLENFMFHKTSSPDLPNFPHTLARPKKWTQRSDYGGISDDMVWQEVMHDLRKHYIADANKAQVLHLMRISRLPLVKWRYPDDHVFTKKNPGCGLCDKAIIQDLHEHIFCKCEVLLSMLTRMKIPSVDSLKDWIFTESKCGVLPSFPGHVNSDAPRKHQQVKTRKYLRELAYGIWKMERSLRYSGDDATLGHVQQGLLQFLKEAQMCFYDGQPPALHDERE; the protein is encoded by the coding sequence ATGTCTTTCACCTCTACTACCACCCCTTCTAAAGCCCCATGTAAGAGCACCCAGGCCAAAATGAAATCTCCGAATGTTAAAGTCATCACGGCTAACATCGGCGGTTTTAAGATGGCGGAAGCGCTTAACCGATTACCCGACACCATTGTAAACATTATTCGAACTACTCACTACCCcgatctcgtccttcttcaagagaCGAACTGGGTGGACTCCTCCCTACAAACCGCTCAACAAATCATTTCAAACTCGCCCTACCCGGGGGGCAGACACTACACCCTCCTCGGCTCCACAGCTGGTGTTTCTAATAGAAGCGTCGGCGTGGGGCTAGTCTATTCCGAcaacgtcaccatcacaaacTTTACAACAGTTTTTGAATACTTCCCAGCCCTAGACAACAGACTGTGTTTGGCCGACGTGCACATCAAAGGCACCGACAGACACCTATCGCTGATCAACGTATACGCACCAAACGAGCAGGGAGCCTCCCCCTTCACTAACCGGCAGTTCTACCAGTCACTAGACGACTATCTACGCCTCCATCCCTGCCAATACCCCCTGATAGCGGCAGGCGATTGGAACGCGgtcgcctccaacgacggcaGGATTGGCGAAAAAGTGACGACTCACCTTAAGGACTTCTTAGCTAACTGGGACTTACTAGACACCTACACTCTAAtcagcaaacacagaaaaggcctctacactcacaccaacaacagccgcgGAGCTGGCAGGCGCCTGGATCAGCTGCACATCTCTTCGACACTCTCACAGTGGATCAAATCCACACAACTGGtaaccaacaagcagggtcACAACATCACGAAGTCCTCTCACCACGCGGTCCAATTCGTCTTTAACTTTGGCAACCTCACCCAGCGACAAGACAGAGGCCCAGGCACCTGGAGGATGCCCTGGTGGGTTTTTGATACAGAGTACATTGCTTGGCTCAAGTTCCACGTCAAATCCATTCTGAAGCGATATGGTCCTTTGAAGCCCAGCCTGAAGCTGCAATGCCTGAAAGAAAACATTAAGGTCACCATCCAACAGGAAGCCAAAAACCGCGCACTTCGAGATTCCAACCACCCAGACAACAGACGCCGCGAGGCCCTcatggcaacagcctcaGACTGGCAAGCCTACCCAGCTAACGAGCCATACCCGATGCTCCATGCTCGGGTCGAACAATCCAAGcaacagatggagatccacTCCCTACggaaccaccaaggccgagtgaagaccgacacctcctctctctgcgACATCTCAGCTCGATACTTTGACAACATCTTCGACAGAGCTGCCGATATCAacgacaccgacgacagcgcCTTTTTAGACCTCTTCCCCGAAGAAACCCGGAGGGTGAATACAGCTAACCCAAGCCTGGACTCGTCTtttaccaaggaggagatcttcgATACCATCAAGGCGTCTACGCACAACAGCGCGCCAGGGCCAGACGGCATCCCGTACAGGTTCTACCGCGACTGCTGGGATGAGCTGGGGGACTTGATGACGGACGTCTACAACGAAGCTGGAGCCGACTCGCCCATCAGCACCGAACGCAACACCGCTATCatcaaactactgtacaagtcggGAGATCAGgccgacatctccaactacaggcCTATTTCTTTGATCAACACAGAGGTGAAGATCTACACACAGCTCATTAACAAAgccatccagaacattCTTCCGGACAGCATTCACGGCGCCCAAAACGGTTTCGTACCGGGTCGACACATCACTAACAAtctcgacaccatggaTCATTTTTGCAACGCCTACTCCCAGCTGAACATGGGTTGGGTCGTAGGATCACTGGACTTCCGGAAAGCCTACGACACTATCAGCCAGAGTTGGGTGATAAAGACGCTTCGAAATGTGGGTGTCTCGGAACTGATGATCAACCGTATCCTAGCTGTACAACAGAACGCAGTAACGAGAATCAACATCAGAGGTGTCCTATCTCGCCCAGTCCGCATCAAGATCGGAGTGAGACAAGGAtgccctctctctccaaccctcttcatcatcgcAGTAGACGCACTTGTGCGTCGTCTGGACCGAGAGATGTTTGGACTGGCCCCAGGCCTGCCACtatcccaccaccacaccactgGGCACAGGCCGCCACAACCCCCTACTCACCCggaggcagtggcagctggACACATGAAGGTGTCGGCTTTCGCGGACGACATAGCGgtgttcctcaacaacatccaggacgTGGCCACGGTTGGTAGAGtgctctgcctcttccaacggGTCTCAGGCCTCACACTAAACCCGTCAAAGACGGTGCTTCAGAAGATCGGCCCCCCCGATTGTTTTGTTCCACTAACCTTTATTGACGCAGAATGGCAGCGAACAATTGACGCCACCTGGCcaaccgacaacaacacacgacAGGCCCCGACGCTCCGGACATCTGACAACATTTTCCGGTACCTCGGAGTACACTTCGGAAATCGCGAAAGGTTGGACACGCACTAcgctcagatcaaggaggacctcaaggagtcgcTGCGACGCCTTTCACTATGGGGTCTCCCCTATTACAGCAAGGCGTGGATGATCAacatctacttcttctcgaaactGAATTTCCTTGGACCCTACGTCAGCCAGATCGACAACACCTTCATCCGAGAGCTGAACGAACTAGCGtgcgacaagatcaacaaatTATCACCCGACAAAACACGCAAAACCTTCAGCAATGGTTTCATCCAAACTCCGgtaggcagaggaggactgAACCTGCGGGACATGGGACGTTTCATGGTGTGCCTGAAGGCCGCTCGGGCTTACAGGTTCTTCCATGGCTCATCGCCGGCCCTTTGGGACTGCACCTTCCAGTTCTACAGCAGAACTCACAGTCTCACACAGGAAAAGCCACACCAGCGCGTCGACTGCCGCTTTCCGACAGGCCAAGCTTGGGGCTACGCAgcctcccccaccatgcGAGACGCAATCagagcttctttcgagctcaacaagccccTCACCGCGGAACATGCCaaccctcgagaagatcacgAGCCCTctacaacagacacagttaATCACAGAATCTGGGAACGAAACCAGGTGAAcgtgagagcagcagaatctttCCGGGAAGCACACGTCGACATCGCAGCCGCGAGACGATACCATCCGGTCAGAATGGTGTCCACAGCGGAAATCGACCACCTCCGGTGGAGCATGGGACCACTTACTCtagagaacttcatgtttcacaagacctcgtctcccgacttgccaaacttcccacacacacttgcACGACCGAAGAAGTGGACTCAACGAAGCGACTACGGGGGCATCTCtgacgacatggtctgGCAGGAGGTAATGCATGACCTTCGAAAACACTACATcgccgacgccaacaaagcacaagttcttcacctcatGCGGATATCTCGACTTCCGCTCGtgaaatggagataccctgacgaccacgttttcaccaagaagaatccAGGATGCGGGCTCTGTGATAAGGCCATCATTCAGGATCTGCACGAGCATATCTTCTGCAAGTgcgaagttcttctttccatgttgaccaggatgaagattccgtcagtggactctctaaaggactggatctttaccgagtcgaaatgtggagtactcccctctttcccagggcatgtgaacagtgacgccccccggaaacatcaacaagtcaagacACGCAAATATCTGCGGGAATTGGCTtatgggatctggaagatggagagatcccTCCGGTACTCAGGGGACGACGCCACcctgggacatgtccaacagggtttgcttcaattcctgaaggaagcccagatgtgtttctacgatggacaaccgccagcacttcacgatgagcgagagtag
- a CDS encoding uncharacterized protein (Compare to YALI0A07249g:2, Full length Line element, uniprot|Q8NIP4 Yarrowia lipolytica gag-like protein): METAQAQASAGNSLGAPNPPPPDLSRGDGATSTETPNQTDIEKIQKNDKNDENNKKNDKNDKNDKKNDNNITLNAWKSKAEVKALLTSNPSTLKFNLNKERISEPLAAPNGRHTSGRFNVSYVASKENFFRRALDRSATPDWNLPISMFLEHLDNAAEVDEKDTISVLEGVIEKFDEIKGQVGLAEFDLSRHNLDIVPHLIDQINLEQDPEDCYQVGNGWHYLTSDALTDPHEQRMAVILETVSLIVEANTQDYRIMRKGSANPAGRRVLYYFNLPSYMKMERQTEDAFKIHLNAILNQFDVDIDQAIPGSSLLSGTLLMTSANHQNISGPVIAVRALLGSTLPQTIPDFFVNLDPTKARLTGSKLIKMHFANGDNICVKCKSTKHIREACPEKDMVTPKIFRTRAHQGTLPQRGKALASIHAPSTVEPPVQTRKFHHTPATHQWETVGTKSPRHRRTRDTSPQPTGQKPLRSYYNFEVLSDKTGEDTPEETEQTNQLPSTNQQHGTQNLPINIPASEEDTVPDDQETEQADVSMNGFDTQPDALAHPEVAPDVTQFLPPATPLNTEATNNGLPHDHTSPNTTNQTQPPPGSIHEGRPRGGHTTSSFSGEPSHTTLGKKHIAVFQTASSEVPVQILNPDRSENRLCWLPSQEVAKFIDGRCPTFLSTCHFKVFHDGATLSSVDEIVEPPNSPPNPPRVTTLHEVDTMLRPGQNQ, translated from the coding sequence ATGGAAACAGCGCAAGCCCAAGCTTCGGCGGGTAACTCCTTGGGCGCTCCGAACCCCCCACCTCCTGATTTATCgcgaggtgatggagccaCCTCAACCGAAACCCCCAACCAAaccgacattgaaaaaatccaaaaaaacgacaaaaacgatgaaaacaacaaaaaaaacgacaaaaacgacaaaaacgacaaaaaaaacgacaacaatATCACCCTCAACGCCTGGAAGAGCAAGGCCGAAGTCAAGGCTCTCCTGACATCGAACCCCTCCACACTCAaattcaacctcaacaaggagcgaatTTCGGAGCCCCTTGCGGCGCCGAATGGTAGGCATACCTCCGGCCGTTTCAACGTGTCCTATGTAGCCAGCAAGGAAAACTTCTTCCGAAGAGCTCTTGACCGCTCCGCCACCCCTGATTGGAATCTTCCTATCTCCATGTTCCTCGAGCACCTCGATAACGCCGCTGaagtcgacgagaaggacaccATCAGTGTCCTCGAGGGCGTCATCGAAAAgttcgacgagatcaagggtCAGGTTGGTCTGGCGGAGTTTGACCTGTCCAGGCACAACCTAGACATCGTCCCCCACCTGATCGACCAGATTAACTTAGAACAGGACCCTGAAGACTGCTACCAAGTGGGAAATGGTTGGCACTACCTGACGTCGGACGCCCTCACTGACCCCCACGAACAACGAATGgctgtcattctggagacagttagtctcattgttgaggCCAATACTCAAGATTATCGCATCATGAGGAAGGGCTCGGCTAaccctgctggacgaagaGTACTTTACTACTTCAACCTACCCTCgtacatgaagatggagcgtCAGACGGAGGATGCTTTCAAGATCCACCTCAACGCTattctcaaccagttcGACGTAGACATTGATCAGGCCATTCCAGGTTCCTCCCTCTTGAGTGGCACCCTTCTGATGACCTCTGCCAACCATCAGAACATCTCGGGTCCTGTGATCGCAGTTCGTGCTCTCCTAGGCTCCACCCTGCCCCAGACCATCCCCGACTTCTTCGTCAACCTGGATCCCACCAAGGCTAGGCTTACCggctcaaagttgatcaAGATGCACTTCGCCAACGGCGATAACATCTGTGTTAAGTGCAAGAGCACTAAGCACATCCGGGAGGCCTGCCCCGAGAAAGACATGGTCACTCCCAAGATCTTCCGCACCCGCGCTCACCAGGGTACCCTCCCACAGAGAGGTAAAGCCCTTGCTTCCATCCATGCCCCATCCACCGTGGAGCCCCCGGTCCAAACTCGCAAGTTCCACCACACGCCTGCTACTCACCAGTGGGAGACCGTCGGCACTAAGTCCCCTAGACATAGACGGACTCGAGACACGTCCCCCCAACCCACCGGTCAGAAGCCCCTCCGATCTTACTACAACTTTGAAGTCTTGAGCGACAAAACCGGAGAGGACACAcccgaagagaccgagcAAACTAACCAGCTGCCCTCTAcgaaccagcagcatggaacTCAGAATCTAcccatcaacatccccgCCTCCGAGGAAGACACAGTTCCCGACGACCAGGAAACGGAACAGGCTGACGTATCCATGAACGGCTTTGACACCCAGCCTGACGCACTTGCTCACCCTGAAGTAGCCCCTGATGTCACCCAGTTTCTTCCCCCCGCTACCCCGCTTAacaccgaggccaccaacaacggcctTCCCCACGACCACACCAGTCCCAACACGaccaaccaaacacaaccccccCCCGGAAGTATCCACGAGGGccgaccccgaggagggcacaccacctccagttTCTCTGGCGAGCCCTCTCACACCACGCTCGGCAAGAAGCACATTGCGGTCTTCCAGACCGCCTCGAGCGAGGTTCCGGTGCAAATCCTGAACCCGGACAGGTCGGAGAACagactctgctggctgcCTTCTCAGGAGGTAGCAAAGTTCATTGACGGGAGGTGCCCGACATTCCTGTCTACATGCCACTTCAAAGTTTTCCACGACGGTGCGACACTCAGCTCggtagacgagattgtAGAACCCCCGAACAGTCCCCCGAACCCCCCTAGGGTGACCACTCTCCATGAGGTGGACACAATGCTCCGACCGGGGCAGAACCAGTAA
- a CDS encoding uncharacterized protein (Compare to YALI0A11737g, no similarity), whose translation MATIAQQNTDILLSNLNKEFPSIEEGYSQRYFTKEFRNQVIDTMQPQAEIPEQPPPGHGPDAMIPATGAVPARIYARVGNRDTVDTDITKSQLNDRLVEEALSLNIIKATDRINKNQLKKLKSKARTVLNKLTKIFDESKSVKYPYMEQMVEHILLNQIQSIEMDTNFVTEVARECLVRIIAVQPDYRVIYGMPSVVPGKDWRS comes from the exons ATGGCTACCATTGCTCAACAGAATACCGACATTCTGTTAAGTAACCTTAATAAGGAGTTCCCCTCAATTGAGGAAGGGTATTCTCAG AGGTATTTCACCAAAGAGTTCCGCAACCAAGTGATTGATACCATGCAACCTCAGGCCGAAATCCCAGAGCAACCCCCTCCGGGCCACGGGCCAGATGCGATGATACCCGCAACAGGCGCCGTTCCCGCCCGTATTTATGCCAGAGTTGGTAACCGCGACACCGTTGACACCGACATAACCAAGTCGCAGCTCAACGATAGACTGGTTGAAGAGGCTCTCAGCCTGAACATCATCAAGGCTACTGACCGGATCAACAAAAAtcagctcaagaagctcaagtcAAAGGCCAGAACTGTCTTGAACAAGCTTACCAAAATTTTCGATGAGAGCAAGAGTGTCAAGTATCCCTACATGGAGCAAATGGTAGAGCACATTCTCTTGAACCAGATCCAAAGCATTGAAATGGATACGAATTTTGTGACTGAGGTGGCTCGAGAGTGCTTGGTCAGGATAATCGCGGTGCAACCAGACTACAGGGTCATTTACGGTATGCCAAGTGTTGTTCCTGGAAAGGACTGGCGAAGCTAA